In the genome of Cryptococcus deuterogattii R265 chromosome 6, complete sequence, one region contains:
- a CDS encoding U3 small nucleolar ribonucleoprotein IMP4 has protein sequence MLRRQTRERREYIFKKSQESQERAIYERKQKIKDLLAQGKPLPTELRNEVRELGGKDLVLDEAQQDPRSHIDDEYAKVGTYDPKIVITTSRSPSSRLLQFSKELRLVFPNSYRLNRGNTVIKDLVSACNAQGVTDLLVVHEHRGVPDALIVSHLPHGPTLSMTLHNVTLRHDVSSNSSTVSEQYPHLIFDGFSTKLGERVTGILKALFPVPKEDAKRVMTFKNENDFISFRHHVFAKTGHKDVQLAEVGPRFEAKPFEIRQGTVDQTEADVEWLLRPYLRTAKKRNQF, from the exons ATG CTCCGACGACAAACCAGAGAACGGAGGGAATATATCTTCAAGAAATCCCAAGAGTCTCAGGAGAGAGCGATTTACGAACGGAAACAGAAGATCAAAGATTTATTGGCTCAGGGGAAGCCTCTTCCTACAGAATTGCGAAATGAAGTGAGAGAGCTTGGAGGGAAGGATCTAGTGCTTGATGAGGCTCAGCAGG ATCCTCGATCTCACATTGACGACGAATACGCCAAAGTCGGCACTTATGATCCTAAAATCGTCATTACAACCTCACgttccccctcttctcgtcttcttcaattctcGAAA GAACTGCGACTTGTTTTCCCCAATTCCTATCGTCTCAACAGAGGTAACACAGTCATCAAAGACCTCGTCTCCGCATGTAATGCTCAAGGCGTTACCGATCTCCTCGTCGTGCACGAACACCGTGGTGTCCCCGACGCTCTTATCGtctcccatctcccccACGGCCCTACTCTCTCTATGACCCTCCACAACGTTACCCTTCGACATGATGTCAGCTCTAACTCAAGTACAGTATCAGAACAGTACCCTCATTTGATTTTTGATGGTTTCTCCACAAAGTTAGGTGAGAGAGTGACTGGAATATTGAAGGCCCTGTTTCCCGTGCCCAAGGAAGATGCGAAGAGGGTTATGACCTTCAAGAACGAAAACGACTTTATTTCTTTCAGACATCACGTGTTTGCCAAAACTGGTCACAAGGATGTTCAGCTTGCAGAGGTCGGTCCTCGATTCGAAGCTAAGC CGTTTGAAATTCGTCAAGGCACTGTCGATCAAACCGAGGCAGACGTTGAGTGGCTCCTTCGACCTTACTTGCGTACAGCGAAGAAACGCAACCAATTCTAA
- a CDS encoding endopolyphosphatase gives MRSPLLASLLALTLSIASSKAVISSTEQMPLNVSFSLLDNSESQDVRINKKRPLKGRFLHITDIHPDPHYKAGSTFDSGCHRKPKKDKKVENRAAKNERGNELVDDENLDTLKKTEDLAGKWGTAVSDCDCPMSLVNITFDWLKEEWANEIDFVVWTGDNARHDIDRRKPRTPKEIFDSNRMIVDRMLDTFGRDMPIVPSIGNNDIYPHNVLAAGPNRITEEFLLIWKHFIPSEAGHVFERGAYFSVEVIPDRLAVISLNTLFWYDSNTLVDGCRDHSKDPGALEMDWLEVQLDNFRQRGMQVWLTGHVPPHMSHYYDNCYLRYGDLALRYQDTIVGHLFGHMNIDHFFFIDVDELEATSSFSNTTSRDLPLLNGAHLPKPGPGKYTTMGRSSAQTLEEELRKDFGEMPGPGILKLKDYAVMNVAPSVIPTYYPGIRVFSYNISDEGDSLNKGHYYQETDELLDDEEGEDELEELEPPSDSDFFGGPDERENEDIEILRRSGGHRHDKPKGDCSLPENEDKPHCTFKRKPRHYSKRSPSRTNRALSPLGYTQFYLPSMMNQKKKPEWEIEYTTYKVKKLVPSSPENTTQPLPVPLHLLPDYDPRIFSKPENKTEEKEVAKKRAKFYKAVKAVTPYRMKDLTIGSWVKLARMLVLEKKRWKKFAELMVVSTETD, from the exons ATGCGCTCTCCACTCCTCGCAAGCCTTTTGGCGTTGACTCTCTCCATCGCCAGCTCAAAAGCAGTCATATCGTCAACCGAGCAAATGCCCCTGAATGTATCATTTTCTCTGTTAGACAATTCTGAGTCGCAAGATGTCAGGATAAACAAAAAACGAC CTTTGAAAGGACGGTTCCTACACATTACAGATATCCATCCTGATCCTCACTACAAGGCAGGATCCACTTTTGACTCTGGATGTCATAGGAAACCtaagaaggataaaaaggTTGAAAACAGGGCAGCTAAGAACGAAAGGGGCAATGAGCTTGTAGACGACGAAAACTTGGACACTTTGAAAAAAACCGAAGATCTTGCAGGGAAATGGGGAACAGCAGTGTC AGACTGTGATTGTCCCATGTCGCTGGTCAACATTACATTCGACTGGTTAAAAGAAGAGTGGGCCAACGAGATTGATTTCGTAGTATGGACAGGAGACAACGCCAG GCATGACATTGATCGAAGAAAACCTAGAACGCCCAAAGAAATTTTTGATTCAAATCGCATGATTGTTGATAGAATGCTAGACACCTTTGGACGCGATATGCCGATTGTTCCTAGTATTGGAAACAATGACATCTACCCCCATAATGTTCTTGCCGCCGGACCGAATCGTATTACGGAAGAGTTTTTACT CATTTGGAAACATTTTATCCCGTCTGAGGCCGGCCACGTTTTTGAACGAGGGGCATATTTCTCTGTTGAAGTTATCCCTGACAGATTAGCAGTGATCTCTCTAAACACTCTATTCTGGTACGACTCCAACACCC TCGTTGATGGGTGCCGAGACCATTCGAAAGACCCTGGCGCTCTCGAAATGGACTGGCTGGAGGTACAATTGGACAACTTCCGACAGCGGGGGATGCAAGTATGGTTAACTGGACATGTACCACCTCATATGAGCCACTACTATGACAACTGTT ATTTGAGGTACGGTGATCTGGCATTGAGATATCAAGACACTATCGTCGGACATCTGTTCGGCCATAT GAACATTgaccatttcttcttcattgacGTCGACGAGCTCGAAgccacctcctccttctcaaataCTACGTCTCGCGACCTTCCCCTCCTTAACGGTGCCCATCTTCCTAAACCTGGCCCTGGAAAATATACCACCATGGGTCGCTCTAGTGCCCAAACCTTAGAGGAAGAACTTCGTAAAGATTTTGGTGAGATGCCTGGTCCAGGGATattgaagttgaaggatTATGCGGTTATGAATGTTGCGCCAAGTGTGATTCCAACTTATTACCCTGGCATCCGAGTTTTTTC ATACAATATCTCGGATGAAGGGGATTCCTTAAACAAGGGTCACTACTATCAAGAGACAGATGAGCTgctggatgatgaagaaggcgaggacGAACTAGAGGAGTTGGAGCCTCCATCGGACAGCGACTTCTTCGGTGGTCCGGATGAGCGAGAGAACGAGGATATCGAGATCCTGAGACGCAGTGGTGGCCACCGCCATGACAAACCGAAAGGCGACTGTTCTCTCCCAGAAAACGAAGATAAACCTCACTGCACATTTAAGCGGAAGCCGCGGCACTACTCAAAACGATCTCCATCTCGAACGAATCGGGCTCTAAGCCCTTTGGGGTACACACAGTTTTATTTGCCAAGCATGATgaaccagaagaagaaaccGGAATGGGAAATCGAGTATACGACGtacaaggtgaagaagcttgTTCCTTCGTCGCCTGAAAACACAACGCAACCACTCCCTGTCCCGCTTCATCTCTTACCTGACTACGACCCTCGTATCTTTAGCAAACCGGAGAATAAGAcggaagagaaagaggtggcaaagaaaagagccAAGTTCTACAAGGCGGTGAAAGCGGTGACTCCATATAGAATGAAAGATCTCACAATAGGGAGCTGGGTGAAGCTCGCGAGGATGTTGgtgttggagaagaagaggtggaagaagtttgCAGAGCTCAT GGTTGTATCAACCGAAACGGACTAG
- a CDS encoding H/ACA ribonucleoprotein complex non-core subunit NAF1: MSNNPITTPSIGAQGSASTMPSFPPTSSNQSSFKAPPNPNIPQDIAVIMELVANNEVVGALPPVDMSAAEKRKQVEENLESKKQVEEESSSDSDSSSEFESSSDGESEDEKAVNKKPMTAEEHQTLKAQLDAFIGENHGAADVEFEYDSDPESDDSEDYNFNLDKMGFEFMEDDEDIGPVDPGPVLSRNEAPLPAVQPPPMTKLPEGERLSLAGDVVSWMPEKKLETWLEKTTGGIERSEGNDFVGVEKRADEGSLSGVEESEAKEVEKELAVDPQPESVDISIEAGVVAEQQTASKYTDAQTEQAASAAEELTKKASKTEPTFTSAGTVVVRAMQSRPGDFDDGWLEEGSILCWEDGRVLGTVYETFGPLTSPFYTVRLPPPPFPYPTPGSLATGTRLFYPFNPSYRSFVNMVAVRDPRYKGTDASNIYDEEVAEEELEWSDDEAEAAAKRERKQKKKGKKQPSVAGTPRGGRTSLPSREHWDHQHNDETMSETGSLYGGGDDNRWEVGSDVGSNASGRGRPMPISYGDLDDLSGQSTGGRGSGGRGGGRGRGNQGRDRGRGRGGRSSYPSSPRPQEQPYSNQWQPGQQFMPAYPAYGQSYPQMMPSYPQQPQNGFTQHASYEPHQPSAGMGAIAHTYTPQGQQGVPGMYSSQTQQQQQGMYSPYSQMQYGGATPTYPMQHQGQQSGVAINPRFAAQYQMMMGMAQMQAQQQGGQEASYGYGQQQEQQNHQGQEQGQEQPRY, encoded by the exons ATGTCCAATAACCCCATCACGACACCTTCCATTGGGGCCCAAGGCTCAGCATCAACTATGCCCTCATTCCCTcccacctcttccaaccaGTCCTCTTTCAAAGCTCCCCCCAACCCCAACATTCCCCAGGATATTGCCGTGATCATGGAGCTCGTTGCCAACAACGAAGTAGTTGGTGCCCTTCCACCAGTCGATATGTCGGCTGCTGAGAAGCGTAAGCAGGTTGAAGAGAATTTGGAAAGCAAAAAACaggtagaggaagagagttCTAGCGATTCAGACTCATCTAGCGAGTTCGAGTCTAGTAGTGACGGAGAatcagaagatgagaaagcgGTGAATAAGAAGCCAATGACCGCTGAAGAACACCAGACCCTTAAAGCTCAACTGGATGCTTTTATTGGCGAGAATCACGGCGCTGCAGATGTGGAGTTCGAGTACGATTCTGATCCCGAATCCGATGACTCTGAGGACTACAACTTCAATCTCGACAAGATGGGATTTGAATtcatggaagatgatgaagacatcGGTCCTGTTGATCCGGGACCCGTTCTTTCGCGGAACGAGGCACCTTTACCTGCTGTTCAGCCGCCTCCCATGACCAAGCTTcctgaaggagaaaggcTCAGCTTGGCAGGTGACGTTGTGAGTTGGATGCCTGAGAAAAAGTTGGAGACATGGTTGGAAAAGACAACCGGAGGAATTGAGAGAAGTGAGGGAAACGACTTTGTGGGTGTCGAGAAAAGGGCGGATGAGGGATCGCTCTCTGGTGTCGAGGAAAGTGAGGcaaaggaggtggagaaggagttggCGGTTGATCCTCAGCCGGAGTCTGTTGATATTTCAATAGAGGCCGGTGTGGTTGCCGAGCAGCAGACAGCTAGCAAATATACGGACGCTCAGACTGAACAGGCTGCTTCTGCCGCCGAGGAGCTGACAAAAAAAGCTTCGAAGACAGAACCAACATTTACTTCTGCTGGTACGGTTGTGGTTCGCGCTATGCAATCGCGCCCAGGAGACTTCGACGATGGCTGGCTTGAAGAGGGAAGTATTTTATGCTGGGAAGATGGTCGAGTTCTGGGCACT GTCTACGAGACGTTTGGTCCATTAACGTCTCCCTTTTATACTGTTCGACTCCCTCCCCCACCTTTCCCATACCCTACACCTGGATCCCTTGCCACCGGTACACGTCTCTTTTATCCCTTTAACCCCTCTTATCGATCATTCGTTAACATGGTTGCTGTTCGCGATCCTCGCTACAAGGGCACAGACGCATCCAATATTTACGACGAAGAAGTCgccgaggaagagctggagtggtctgatgatgaagcagaagcagccGCTAAACGGGAGAGAAAacagaagaaaaaaggcaaaaagcAGCCAAGCGTCGCCGGAACCCCTCGGGGCGGTCGCacatccttgccttctcGCGAACATTGGGATCATCAACATAATGACGAAACAATGTCTGAGACAGGAAGCTTGTACGGCGGTGGGGACGATAACCGATGGGAAGTAGGATCAGACGTCGGTTCAAATGCCAGCGGGCGTGGGAGGCCAATGCCAATATCTTACGGTGATCTAGACGACTTGTCTGGTCAATCTACAGGGGGAAGAGGTAGCGGTGGCAGAGGAGGTGGTCGAGGGAGGGGAAATCAAGGCAGGGATAGGGGGCGTGGCCGAGGAGGACGCTCATCGTACCCTTCGTCCCCTCGACCACAGGAACAACCATATTCAAATCAGTGGCAGCCCGGACAACAGTTTATGCCTGCCTATCCTGCTTATGGTCAATCTTACCCTCAGATGATGCCATCCTATCCTCAGCAACCTCAAAATGGTTTTACTCAGCATGCATCATACGAGCCTCATCAGCCCTCTGCAGGCATGGGAGCAATTGCGCATACGTACACCCCTCAGGGCCAACAAGGTGTCCCAGGGATGtactcttctcaaactcaacaacaacagcagggAATGTACTCCCCGTATTCTCAAATGCAGTATGGTGGGGCCACTCCTACGTATCCCATGCAACATCAAGGGCAGCAGAGCGGTGTTGCGATCAACCCTCGATTCGCCGCCCAGtatcagatgatgatggggatggcGCAGATGCAGGCACAACAGCAAGGAGGGCAGGAAGCATCATATGGGTATGGGCAAcagcaggagcagcagaatcatcaaggacaagagCAGGGGCAGGAGCAACCCAGATATTAG
- a CDS encoding choline transporter, whose product MSDPTLEQSYPLKGPYSQQAVTESIQREQVGLGPYSSRPQGGHVTIEGEEVDPHKNFHLMSLVGLAYAILNSWTAMATSLSVALPSGGPTAVIWGIVPSFIGNLAMAASMAEICHVYPTAGGQYHWSAILSPAKMAPAISWVCGWFAASGWVALAATAGSLAGQLITGVIGLMHPNYNPERWHIFLIYTAYTLGACFLNIFGLRLLPMINQTAIFWSLTGAVVIIIVCLSCASPNFQDGDFVFREFINTTGWPDGVAWLLGLLQSSFGLTGYDAVSHMVEEMPLPHINAPKTMILAVCIGASSSFIFLICLLFSISDVDAVNSSPAGALLESMYQATKSKAGAVCLQIFPIIAMVFTAQGLMTASSRMVYAFARDGGLPFSRVFAIMNKNGVPIPAVLFTTVLVIIFGCIYLGSSAALNAILSSSVVFLNISYSIPIFLVLVRGRAILRPPSLPEPTFTLGPILGPICNVVGLCFTALTTVFFLFPPELPVTGTNMNYAVVVLGIIFIVSVITWIVDGRKNFIGPRDLGALLELARSEVDATKVNAHHHGTSHPNEHELSVQEKGSVAEDIDSM is encoded by the exons ATGTCGGACCCAACTTTGGAGCAGTCATACCCTCTGAAGGGCCCCTACTCCCAACAAGCAGTCACCGAGTCTATCCAGAGAGAACAGGTTGGTTTGGGACCTTATTCCTCTCGCCCCCAAGGTGGTCATGTCACAatagaaggtgaagaggttgaCCCTCACAAAAATTTCCATCTTATGAGTTTGG TCGGTTTGGCCTATGCCATTCTCAATTCATGGACTGCCATGGCTACCTCCCTTTCTGTTGCTTTGCCCTCTGGTGGTCCCACAGCCGTCATCTGGGGTAtcgttccttctttcattggTAATCTTGCGATGGCCGCTAGTATGGCTGAAATTTGTCACGTTTACCCCACTGCTGGTGGTCAGTACCACTGGTCTGCTATTCTTTCTCCTGCCAAGATGGCTCCT GCTATCTCTTGGGTTTGTGGTTGGTTCGCTGCTTCAGGTTGGGTCGCTCTTGCCGCTACTGCCGGTTCCTTGGCTGGTCAGCTTATCACCGGCGTTATTGGCCTCATGCACCCCAACTACAATCCTGAACGATGGCACATTTTCCTCATCTACACTGCCTATACTCTCGGTGCCTGTTTCCTCAACATTTTCGGTTTAAGGCTCTTGCCCATGATCAACCAGACCGCCATCTTCTG GTCCTTGACAGGTGctgttgtcatcatcattgtctGTTTGTCTTGCGCATCCCCCAACTTCCAAGATGGCGACTTTGTCTTCCGTGAATTCATCAACACCACGGGATGGCCTGACGGTGTTGCTTGGCTCCTCGGTCTTTTGCAGA GTTCTTTTGGTCTTACTGGTTATGATGCCGTCTCACACATGGTCGAAGAAATGCCTTTACCTCACATCAACGCTCCCAAGACCATGATTCTCGCCGTCTGCATCGGTgcttccagctctttcatcttccttatctgcctcttgttctccatctccgATGTGGACGCTGTCAACTCTTCTCCTGCTGGTGCTTTGCTCGAGTCCATGTACCAGGCTACCAAATCCAAGGCCGGTGCCGTCTGCTTGCAGATATTCCCCATCATTGCTATGGTCTTCACTGCTCAAGGTCTCATGACTGCCTCTTCTCGAATGGTTTACGCCTTTGCTCGTGACGGCggtcttcctttctctcgaGTTTTCGCCATCATGAACAAAAACGGTGTCCCCATCCCTGCTGTTCTCTTCACCACcgtcctcgtcatcattttcgGTTGCATCTACCTCGGTTCTAGTGCGGCGTTGAACGCCATTTTGTCTAGCTCAGTCGTCTTTTTGAACATCTCTTACTCTATCCCTA TTTTCCTCGTTCTTGTCCGTGGACGAGccatcctccgccctccttccctccctgaGCCTACATTCACTTTGGGCCCTATCCTCGGTCCGATCTGCAACGTC GTTGGTCTTTGCTTCACTGCCCTCACCAccgttttcttccttttccctcctgaACTTCCTGTCACCGGCACCAATATGAACTACGCCGTTGTTGTTTTGGGTATCATCT TTATTGTCTCTGTCATCACCTGGATCGTCGACGGTCGCAAGAACTTCATCGGTCCTCGTGATCTCGGTGCTCTCCTCGAACTTGCTCGTTCCGAGGTTGACGCCACTAAAGTCAATGCTCACCACCATGGAACCAGCCATCCTAACGAGCATGAGTTAAGTGTCCAGGAGAAGGGCTCCGTTGCCGAGGACATCGATTCCATGTAA
- a CDS encoding eukaryotic translation initiation factor 3 subunit C, producing the protein MSFFAKLQGSDSESSSGSDSEESILSGSEGERQDKKLAAQKKQQKSKASMFLNSDESESEEESSDEEEEEMMSDSDDERQAVANKFLMDAGSSDEESEEEDKIIVLSAKDKRFAEMEAAIHNIQNAVKNTDWVLASSELDKLFRFITRHLVTIVASPIPPEGHIPPRFLETLVLLEGDVAKTLAAEKSASKKMAPAKAKAVNGIKQTLKKKSKEFEGVLKTYNEDPEAYTAAYEKANAAPAAPKPAKKSTVATPGEGEGDEFMTIGKGGKTLNLTAEGVFKTLREIFEARGRKNTDRAETIKILTKLLEVSETTYQKIRVLLALVPARLDYSQHLVSIPQESWVAALQEFDQLISILIAEPDYLVQEIVGEYDDLVERAPEVVDGKKQKVLIAGSLISLLESLDSELTKTLQHTDAHEKGDEYIDRLKHEAPLYTTIVKAQTLFEREQLSDNIARTVIRRLEHIYAKPDIIIEHFESKATQAAAGLKSEITPFDVKRDASGVIHDLAVFIYQSDAPVLRARAILYHIFNQALHGRYHQARDLLLMSHLQDTISHADVTTQILYNRAVMQLGLAAFRLGFIPECQTILSEMFSTMRQKELLAQSVQRYNIQLSPEQELLEKRRLLPFHMHLNVELLEAAYLTSCMLVEIPLLASVDTEEQRRRVTSKTFKRLLDMADRQAFMGPPENTRDHIIKASQALQAGEWEKARDLIVSIKVWNLLDNAAEVKDILAKKIQEEGLRTSLFTYAAYYDSLSLSHLASTFNLPVGRITSIISRMIYTDELTASLDQIDGVVIFHRVEQSEVQRLAQQLAERTASMLEQNEKTLDVKLGNQGQGQDRDTRAAGGEGGRQQGERRGGRGTYRGRGGRGGRGGFNQGLGTTMGRRVTAQ; encoded by the exons ATGTCCTTCTTCGCAAAGCTCCAGGGTTCAGACTCTGAATCATCCTCCGGCTCGGACTCGGAAGAGTCCATCCTCTCCGGCTCTGAGGGTGAGCGACAGGACAAGAAGCTCGCGGCCCAGAAAAAGCAACAAAAGTCCAAGGCTTCCATGTTTTTGAACAGCGATGAAAGTGaaagcgaggaggagagctcagatgaggaggaggaggagatgatgagtgacagtgatgatgagagacAG GCCGTTGCCAACAAATTCTTGATGGACGCCGGCTCCAGTGAcgaggagagtgaagaggaggataagaTCATTGTTTTGAGTGCCAAGGACAAAAG GTTCGCCGAAATGGAAGCCGCTATCCACAACATCCAAAACGCCGTCAAGAACACTGACTGGGTCCTTGCCTCTTCTGAGCTCGACAAGCTCTTCCGATTTATCACTCGACACCTCGTCACCATTGTCGCCTCCCCCATTCCTCCTGAAGGCCACATTCCTCCTCGATTCCTCGAGaccctcgtcctccttgaAGGTGATGTCGCCAAGACTCTTGCCGCCGAGAAGTCTGCCTCCAAAAAGATGGCCCCCGCTAAGGCCAAGGCTGTTAACGGTATCAAACAGACtttgaagaaaaagagcaaGGAGTTCGAGGGTGTTTTGAAGACTTACAATGAG GATCCCGAAGCGTACACCGCTGCTTATGAAAAGGCTAACGCCGCACCAGCTGCTCCCAAGCCCGCTAAGAAGTCTACTGTTGCTACCCCtggtgagggtgaaggtgaCGAATTTATGACCATCGGCAAGGGTGGAAAGACTCTTAACCTTACCGCTGAAGGTGTCTTCAAGACTTTGAGGGAAATCTTTGAGGCTCGAGGCCGAAAG AACACTGACCGTGCCGAGACCATCAAGATCCTCACCAAGCTCCTTGAAGTTTCTGAAACCACCTACCAGAAGATCCGAGTCCTTCTCGCGCTTGTCCCTGCTCGACTCGACTACTCTCAGCACCTCGTTTCTATCCCTCAAGAATCTTGGGTTGCCGCTTTGCAAGAATTTGACCAGTTGATCTCTATCTTGATCGCCGAGCCCGATTATTTAGTACAGGAAATCGTTGGCGAGTATGATGATTTGGTTGAGAGGGCCCCTGAGGTTGTGGACGGTAAGAAGCAGAAGGTGTTGATCGCCGGCAGCTTAATCAGTCTTTTGGAGAGCTTAGACAGCGAG CTCACCAAGACTCTGCAACACACTGATGCTCATGAGAAGGGTGACGAGTACATTGACCGACTCAAGCACGAGGCTCCTCTTTACACCACTATTGTCAAGGCTCAGACCCTCTTTGAGCGCGAACAGCTTTCCGATAACATTGCCCGTACCGTCATCCGACGTCTCGAACACATTTACGCCAAGCccgacatcatcatcgagcACTTTGAGAGCAAGGCTACCcaggctgctgctggtttGAAATCTGAGATCACTCCCTTCGACGTCAAGCGTGACGCCAGCGGTGTCATCCACGACCTCGCCGTGTTCATCTATCAATCCGATGCCCCTGTCCTCCGTGCCCGAGCTATCCTTTATCACATCTTCAACCAGGCTCTCCACGGCCGATACCACCAGGCTCGtgaccttctcctcatGTCTCACCTCCAAGACACCATTTCCCACGCCGACGTCACTACTCAGATCCTTTACAACCGTGCAGTTATGCAGCTCGGTCTCGCTGCTTTCCGACTCGGATTTATCCCCGAATGCCAGACTATTTTGTCCGAGATGTTCTCTACCATGCGACAGAAGGAGTTGCTTGCCCAAAGTGTGCAAAGGTACAACATTCAACTTTCTCCCGAGCAGGAACTCCTCGAAAAGCGACGACTTTTGCCCTTCCACATGCATCTCAACGTTGAGCTTCTCGAAGCTGCGTACCTCACTTCGTGCATGCTTGTTGAGATTCCTTTGCTTGCTAGCGTTGACACTGAGGAGCAGAGAAGGCGAGTGACTAGCAAGACCTTCAAGAGATTGTTGGATATGGCCGACAGACAAGCCTTCATGGGTCCCCCTGAGAACACTCGAGACCACATTATCAAGGCGAGCCAGGCCTTGCAGGCTGGCGAATGGGAGAAAGCTAGGGACTTGATTGTTTCCATCAAGGTTTGGAACTTGTTGGACAACGCTGCCGAGGTTAAAGACATTCTTGCCAAGAAgatccaagaagaaggtcttCGAACATCCCTTTTCACCTACGCTGCGTACTACgattctctttccctttctcaCCTCGCTTCTACATTCAACCTTCCCGTTGGCCGAATCACTTCTATCATCTCTCGAATGATCTACACGGACGAGCTCACCGCCTCTTTGGACCAGATCGACGGtgtcgtcatcttccaccgAGTCGAACAATCTGAGGTGCAGCGACTCGCTCAGCAACTTGCCGAGCGAACTGCCTCTATGCTTGAGCAAAACGAAAAGACCCTTGACGTCAAGTTGGGTAAccaaggacaagggcaagatAGGGACACAAGGGCAGcgggtggagaaggaggtaggcaacaaggagaaaggagggGTGGCAGGGGAACATACCGGGgacgaggtggaagaggtggtagAGGAGGATTCAACCAAGGGTTGGGGACAACTatggggagaagagtgaCGGCGCAGTAA